The DNA sequence GCCGGGGAGGCGGGGCAGCCGCTCGTGCGCGCGACCCGGGCCGAGGGCGTCTACATTTACGATGATGCGGGGCGGCGCTACCTCGACGGCTCCTCCGGGCCGCTGGCGGCGAACCTCGGGCACGGGGTCCCGGAGATCCTTGCCGCGATGGAGCGCCAGCTCCACCTGATGACGTTCGCCCACGGCTCCGAATTCACGTCCGAGGCCCAGGAGCGCGCGGCGGATCTCCTGGTGACGTTCGCGCCGCCCGGCCTGTCCCGCGTGTTCTTCGTGTCCGGCGGCAGCGAGGCTACGGAGACCGCGATCAAGCTGGCCCGGCAGTACTGGGTGGACGCGGGGACGCCCACCAAATACAAGATCATCGGCAAGCGGGCATCGTACCACGGCGCGACGCTCGGCGCGCTGTCGGCCTCGGGGTTCGCCGCGCGCCGCGGACCCTACGAGCCCCTCCTGCTCCCGTTTCCGCAGATCCCGGAAGTGCATTGCCGCCGCTGCCCGTTCGGGCTGGAGTACGGCCGCTGCCGCATCGAGGGCTCCTCCGGCAGAGCGTCGCGGAGGCGCTGGCCTAGAGGGGAGACAGGTGTTGCGAAGCATGCTGTTCGCTCCGGGCAACGCCGCGGAGGCGACCACCCGAGCGCTGCATCATGCCGCCGCCGACG is a window from the bacterium genome containing:
- a CDS encoding aminotransferase class III-fold pyridoxal phosphate-dependent enzyme, encoding MRATRAEGVYIYDDAGRRYLDGSSGPLAANLGHGVPEILAAMERQLHLMTFAHGSEFTSEAQERAADLLVTFAPPGLSRVFFVSGGSEATETAIKLARQYWVDAGTPTKYKIIGKRASYHGATLGALSASGFAARRGPYEPLLLPFPQIPEVHCRRCPFGLEYGRCRIEGSSGRASRRRWPRGETGVAKHAVRSGQRRGGDHPSAASCRRRR